In Archocentrus centrarchus isolate MPI-CPG fArcCen1 chromosome 16, fArcCen1, whole genome shotgun sequence, a single window of DNA contains:
- the rhbg gene encoding ammonium transporter Rh type B codes for MANTATNMRLKLPITCFILEIILIILFGVLVQYDNETDAKKWHGMTHGNHSDHQKDVEHKDYENDFYYRYPSFQDVHVMIFIGFGFLMTFLQRYGFGSVGFTFLIAALALQWATLMQGFFHGMHHGKIEIGVESMINADFCTGSVLISFGAVLGKTSPVQLLIMAVFEVTLFAVNEFILLSLLGTKDAGGSMTIHTFGAYFGLMVTRILYRPNLDKSKHRNSSVYHSDLFAMIGTLYLWMFWPSFNSAITAHGDDQHRTALNTYYSLAACTLATYGMSALTAHDGKLDMVHIQNAALAGGVAAGTAGEMMLTPFGSMIVGFLAGIISVLGFKYLSPILESKLKIQDTCGVHNLHGMPGVFGAIVGAVTASLATKDIYGEGMEDVFPLVYDEKVKRTAAYQGGIQAISLAVTLGIALVGGLIVGFILKLPIFGTPPDNLCFEDNIYWEVPGDEESHEGHLTNVRTEEIAMPEATEKLNS; via the exons ATGGCAAACACAGCAACCAACATGCGGCTGAAGCTGCCGATCACCTGCTTCATCCTGGAgatcatcctcatcatcctctTTGGGGTGCTGGTGCAGTATGACAATGAGACGGATGCAAAGAAGTGGCACGGTATGACCCATGGGAACCACAGTGACCATCAAAAGGACGTGGAACACAAGGACTATGAGAATGACTTCTACTACCGCTACCCAA GTTTCCAGGATGTACATGTGATGATCTTCATTGGTTTCGGCTTCCTCATGACCTTCCTGCAGCGTTATGGCTTCGGTAGTGTGGGTTTCACTTTCCTGATTGCAGCTTTAGCCTTACAGTGGGCCACGCTTATGCAGGGTTTCTTCCATGGTATGCATCACGGCAAGATTGAAATTGGAGTGGAAAG TATGATCAATGCTGATTTCTGCACCGGCTCTGTGCTGATCTCATTTGGAGCTGTTCTGGGTAAAACAAGCCCAGTCCAGTTGCTTATTATGGCGGTGTTTGAGGTCACACTGTTTGCAGTCAATGAGTTTATCCTGCTGTCCCTTCTTGGA ACCAAGGATGCTGGAGGCTCCATGACCATTCACACATTTGGAGCCTACTTTGGCCTGATGGTGACTCGAATCTTGTACAGACCCAACCTGGACAAGAGCAAACACAGGAACAGCTCAGTCTATCATTCTGATTTGTTCGCTATGATCG GTACTCTCTACCTGTGGATGTTCTGGCCCAGCTTCAACTCTGCCATCACAGCTCATGGAGACGATCAGCATCGCACAGCACTGAACACCTACTACTCCCTGGCAGCCTGCACTCTGGCCACTTATGGCATGTCTGCCCTCACGGCTCATGATGGCAAATTGGACATG GTCCACATCCAAAACGCTGCCCTGGCTGGTGGAGTTGCAGCGGGAACAGCTGGTGAAATGATGCTGACTCCTTTCGGCTCCATGATTGTTGGTTTTTTGGCCGgcatcatttctgttttgggcTTCAAGTACCTCTCG CCCATCCTGGAGAGCAAGCTGAAGATCCAAGACACCTGTGGGGTTCACAACCTACACGGCATGCCAGGTGTCTTTGGTGCTATTGTAGGAGCAGTCACTGCTTCTTTGGCCACCAAAGATATTTATGGAGAAGG TATGGAGGATGTGTTCCCTCTGGTGTACGATGAAAAGGTAAAAAGAACGGCAGCTTATCAGGGCGGGATTCAGGCCATCTCCCTTGCTGTCACTTTGGGCATTGCCCTGGTGGGGGGGCTTATTGTTG GTTTCATTTTGAAGCTGCCCATCTTTGGAACACCTCCTGACAACTTGTGCTTTGAGGACAACATCTACTGGGAA GTGCCTGGGGATGAGGAAAGTCACGAGGGCCACTTGACCAATGTGAGGACAGAGGAGATCGCAATGCCAGAGGCAACCGAGAAGCTCAACAGTTAG